The following DNA comes from Euzebya sp..
AGCCGTAGCTGTGTGCCCTCGGTGAGGACCGCGGCGTGGCGACGCTCCAGCGCCGCGTGGATCGCCGCCGTGCTGCTGGACGCCAGCCGCTGCATCAGGAGGACGAGGAACCCGACAGCGGGCCGGTTCTGGGCCAGCGCCTGCTTGTAGCCGTGGCGGACGTACTCGGTGACCGCGTCGTAGAGCTGCTGCTCGATGTGCCGTTCGCCGTAGGGGATGCTCCGCAACGTCGTAGTACGGGGCAGGAACAGCGGGTTGCCGTCTTGGTCGGTGGTGCGGCGCTTGTCAGCACGAACGACCAGCGGGCCGACCGTGTCACGGGTTGCCTCGAGCCCGTGGATGAAGCGGTCGTCGAGCAGCCCGAGCAGGCGGGCGAAGGCGTCGGACTTGCCTGGGTGGGGGGTGGCCGACAGCAGCAGCACGTTCGGGGCGCACTCGGCAAGTCTTCGGGCCAACTGGTGACGGGCGACACTCGGGTCGCTGCCGGCGACGTGGTGAGCCTCGTCGATGATGACGAGATCCCAGCCGGCGTCCACCAACGCGTCGACCCGGAGGCGGTTGTGCTCTTCGACCCGCTGGGGTGACCACCCTGCACGTGCCGTCAGCGGCTTGACCGCGTCCAGCGAGCAGATCACCTGGTCGAAGGTGGACCACGGATCGATCCCGGCGTCGAACGGCACGCCGCCGGGCCCCACGCGCACGAACTCCTCGTCGAAGTGGTCGGCCATCTCAGCCGCCCACTGCAGCTGCACGCCCTTGGGCGCGATGACGAGAGTGCGGCGGACCCGTCCACGGGCCTTCAACTCGGCGTGGATCAGTCCAGCCTCGATGGTCTTACCGAGACCCACCTCGTCGGCGAGCAACAGCCGAACCGGGTTGCGGGCGAGTCCCCGCTCGAGCGCGACGAGCTGGTGCGGGAGGGGGGCCAGGCGCGTGCCGTGCACGCCTGCTGACCCTGGTGGATCGAGTTGTTGGATGGCACGGCAG
Coding sequences within:
- a CDS encoding DEAD/DEAH box helicase, which translates into the protein MHGTRLAPLPHQLVALERGLARNPVRLLLADEVGLGKTIEAGLIHAELKARGRVRRTLVIAPKGVQLQWAAEMADHFDEEFVRVGPGGVPFDAGIDPWSTFDQVICSLDAVKPLTARAGWSPQRVEEHNRLRVDALVDAGWDLVIIDEAHHVAGSDPSVARHQLARRLAECAPNVLLLSATPHPGKSDAFARLLGLLDDRFIHGLEATRDTVGPLVVRADKRRTTDQDGNPLFLPRTTTLRSIPYGERHIEQQLYDAVTEYVRHGYKQALAQNRPAVGFLVLLMQRLASSSTAAIHAALERRHAAVLTEGTQLRLFPEHAEDWGDLSGEEQVAALNNAMGAAWGNELRVG